One part of the Nitrosophilus kaiyonis genome encodes these proteins:
- a CDS encoding NAD(P)H-hydrate dehydratase, producing MKNLYKSVSYLDKRCYEIYNLPEDILMEHAADGINRYIRENFQKGSSILIVAGPGNNGGDGVALARLLLGDFDVKLYMPYGAKSDMCKIQVDRFLALGGEFCDDIKVCDIVVDALFGSGLSKPLKEDIVELLGCLNRMDAFKIAVDIPTGINIDGYPNPYAFIADITFTMGGIKTSLVMDLAKDYVGEIKVVDLGVSKKFYEDESNIKLLEEKDLKLPVREKKSSHKGDYGHLAVIAGEKEGAAIMAALSALNFGAGLVTVVTNEKISIPYELMHSNTLPKNTSAIAVGMGLGMEYSDEDFNELVLKHEIPLVIDADLFYSSKIKELIKKKNIVLTPHPKEFSSLLKILNIDDVEVETIQKNRLLFVEKFIEKYPDVTLVLKGANPIIAKGEKIFINTLGSPALSKGGSGDVLTGLIGALLAQGYKTLDAAINGSLAHTIAANKVKKTNFSLTPDDLIKALGCL from the coding sequence ATGAAAAATCTTTATAAAAGCGTATCTTATTTGGATAAAAGATGTTATGAAATATATAATCTACCTGAAGATATATTGATGGAGCATGCTGCAGATGGAATAAATAGATATATAAGAGAAAATTTTCAAAAAGGAAGTTCTATTTTAATAGTAGCTGGCCCTGGGAATAATGGTGGTGATGGGGTGGCTCTTGCAAGATTGTTACTTGGTGATTTTGATGTAAAACTTTACATGCCATATGGTGCAAAGTCTGATATGTGTAAAATTCAAGTTGATAGATTTTTAGCTTTAGGTGGAGAATTTTGTGATGATATAAAAGTGTGTGATATTGTTGTAGATGCACTTTTTGGCTCAGGTCTTAGCAAACCTCTAAAAGAGGATATAGTTGAGTTACTTGGCTGTTTAAATAGAATGGATGCATTTAAAATAGCTGTTGATATTCCAACTGGAATAAATATAGATGGATATCCAAATCCATATGCTTTTATTGCTGATATTACATTTACTATGGGAGGAATAAAAACTTCTCTTGTTATGGATCTTGCTAAAGATTATGTTGGAGAGATAAAAGTAGTTGACCTTGGAGTATCAAAAAAATTTTATGAAGATGAATCAAATATAAAGCTTTTAGAAGAGAAGGATTTAAAACTTCCTGTTAGAGAGAAAAAAAGTTCACATAAGGGAGATTATGGACATTTAGCAGTAATTGCTGGAGAAAAAGAGGGAGCTGCAATTATGGCAGCTCTTAGTGCTTTAAATTTTGGAGCAGGACTTGTAACTGTTGTAACAAATGAGAAAATTTCTATTCCTTATGAATTAATGCATTCAAATACACTTCCAAAAAACACTTCTGCAATTGCTGTTGGAATGGGACTCGGAATGGAATATAGTGATGAAGATTTTAATGAGCTTGTTTTAAAGCATGAAATTCCTTTGGTTATTGATGCAGACCTTTTTTATAGCTCTAAAATAAAAGAGTTAATAAAAAAGAAAAATATTGTATTAACACCCCATCCAAAAGAGTTTTCATCATTGCTAAAAATTTTAAATATTGATGATGTAGAGGTTGAAACGATTCAAAAAAATAGACTTTTATTTGTTGAAAAATTTATAGAAAAATATCCAGATGTAACCTTGGTATTAAAAGGAGCAAATCCAATAATTGCAAAAGGAGAAAAAATTTTTATAAATACTCTTGGCTCACCAGCATTAAGTAAAGGTGGAAGTGGTGATGTGTTAACTGGGCTTATTGGAGCTTTGCTTGCTCAAGGATATAAGACATTAGATGCAGCGATAAATGGCTCATTAGCTCATACAATCGCAGCAAACAAAGTTAAAAAAACAAACTTTTCTTTAACACCAGATGATTTGATAAAGGCTTTAGGGTGTTTATAA